The proteins below come from a single Parageobacillus thermoglucosidasius genomic window:
- a CDS encoding ISNCY family transposase, translating into MISNLNSEHAWSYEIDPILEALFRYIDSLPLPETPYVTGRPPVSKKSLLKCFFLKTYFAIDSLRKLVRILQRFRCFQRACGLSEIPHLSTFSRAAKWFREQGFPVFHAQLLKDLEVRYPQIVLIDSTALRSSLYDSQAKWGVSTRYHWFKGYKLHLCTTAEGIILSHVLTTANRNDVAVAPALLASLGQWEMEFVLGDAAYDSEKVRQTAEQAGILFISPINRRNSEERKDAYGRVLPVFLKTRFGQWLFGLRRGIERVFNELKSDGVEQPRWYGFHRYVLHVLCCILMHNFEFLL; encoded by the coding sequence ATGATTTCCAATTTGAACAGTGAACATGCATGGTCTTATGAAATCGATCCAATTTTAGAAGCATTATTTCGATATATCGACTCGCTGCCGTTGCCGGAAACACCGTATGTGACAGGAAGGCCGCCAGTGTCGAAAAAATCATTGTTGAAATGTTTCTTTTTGAAAACTTATTTTGCTATTGATTCCTTGCGAAAGTTAGTACGTATACTGCAGCGTTTTCGCTGTTTCCAACGGGCTTGCGGGCTTAGTGAAATTCCTCATCTGTCTACATTTTCCCGCGCGGCGAAGTGGTTTAGGGAACAGGGATTTCCCGTCTTCCATGCACAGCTGCTCAAAGATCTAGAAGTACGGTATCCCCAAATCGTGCTGATCGACAGCACGGCCCTTCGAAGCAGTCTTTACGATTCACAGGCAAAGTGGGGAGTGTCCACCCGATACCACTGGTTTAAAGGATATAAACTCCATCTCTGCACCACTGCCGAGGGAATCATTTTATCTCATGTGTTGACTACAGCGAATCGCAATGATGTGGCAGTGGCACCAGCATTGCTCGCTTCTTTAGGGCAATGGGAGATGGAGTTCGTGTTAGGGGATGCCGCGTATGACAGCGAAAAGGTTCGACAAACAGCCGAACAAGCAGGAATCCTATTCATTTCTCCCATCAACCGCCGCAATAGCGAGGAACGGAAAGATGCCTATGGCCGGGTTCTTCCTGTCTTTTTGAAAACGAGATTTGGCCAATGGCTGTTTGGGCTTCGTCGCGGGATTGAGCGGGTATTTAACGAGTTAAAGAGTGATGGGGTGGAACAACCCCGATGGTATGGATTTCATCGATATGTACTGCATGTGTTATGCTGCATCCTTATGCATAACTTCGAGTTTTTACTCTAG
- the istB gene encoding IS21-like element helper ATPase IstB encodes MEMQIKEYAKKLKLSWIPANYQTIQAETHEKYLLKLFEHEVQHREERRINLLLKQATLPKIPNKPFDWKDIQLAPGITREYVLQGDFIENQENLIFYGGVGTGKTFLSTLISINTIKKKGKKVKFCTAAALVNALLEANDKGSLGKFLKQIEKLDLLVIDELGYIPLHKQGAELLFQIISMCYEAKSIIVTTNLQFGQWNNVFGDPILTEAVIDRWIHHSHLIIFKGDSHRYKDSISLNQ; translated from the coding sequence GTGGAAATGCAAATTAAAGAGTATGCCAAAAAACTAAAACTAAGTTGGATCCCAGCGAATTATCAAACGATTCAAGCAGAAACACATGAGAAATATTTACTGAAGCTGTTTGAGCACGAAGTGCAACACCGAGAGGAAAGAAGAATCAATTTATTACTGAAACAAGCAACATTACCCAAAATTCCGAATAAGCCTTTTGATTGGAAGGATATTCAGTTAGCCCCAGGCATTACAAGGGAATATGTCCTTCAAGGCGATTTTATCGAAAACCAAGAAAACCTTATTTTTTATGGTGGAGTCGGAACGGGAAAGACGTTCCTTTCCACTCTCATTTCCATAAATACCATTAAGAAAAAGGGAAAGAAGGTGAAGTTTTGTACTGCAGCTGCGCTAGTGAATGCGTTATTAGAAGCAAATGACAAGGGATCACTAGGCAAATTTCTCAAACAAATCGAGAAATTAGACCTCTTGGTCATAGACGAATTGGGCTACATCCCATTGCATAAACAAGGAGCAGAATTGTTATTTCAAATTATTTCCATGTGTTATGAAGCTAAAAGTATCATCGTAACGACAAATTTACAATTTGGACAATGGAACAATGTATTTGGTGATCCAATATTAACAGAAGCAGTGATTGATCGATGGATACATCACTCCCATTTAATCATTTTTAAAGGCGATAGTCATCGCTATAAAGATTCAATCTCACTCAACCAATAA
- a CDS encoding type II toxin-antitoxin system PemK/MazF family toxin, whose amino-acid sequence MPADVPERGDFVVLNFNPQAGHEQAGRRNAIVLSPKEFNQATGFIAVCPIINQKKGYPFEVDLPKEGISPDGDGYPITGVVLTDQIKSLDWKARNLKILKKYNPEDAQIEEIDKIIDECLAKIETYLT is encoded by the coding sequence ATGCCAGCAGACGTACCAGAGAGAGGCGATTTCGTTGTTTTAAACTTCAATCCACAAGCTGGTCATGAGCAGGCTGGGAGAAGGAATGCTATTGTTTTATCGCCTAAAGAATTCAATCAAGCAACAGGATTTATAGCTGTTTGTCCGATTATCAATCAAAAGAAGGGTTATCCCTTCGAAGTGGATTTACCAAAAGAAGGAATATCCCCTGATGGCGATGGCTATCCAATAACAGGGGTAGTTTTAACTGATCAAATTAAATCATTGGATTGGAAAGCTCGTAATCTAAAAATTTTAAAAAAGTATAATCCAGAAGATGCACAAATTGAAGAAATAGATAAAATCATTGATGAATGCCTAGCGAAAATAGAAACATATCTGACTTGA
- a CDS encoding ArnT family glycosyltransferase has product MVLPDKKRKIIVAIMLLTALAFRLFVLWKYGLSLTLHSDDTAYIRSGKILAEKGMIVYHYNHINEPTVHIMPGLPMLLAAIFFIFGTGDMGLYAAKAVMILFGVASVFLIYAIGKDINHEWAGIIAGFSTALFVPLIEIDNLILTEPPFLFGLLLFIRFAVQLGRNHSMSAFYGLMFAYLFCLLFRATVALIPFALLGYFLLIKYPLRLAWKQLGIAVLLVIIVLGPWWVRNYIHYKEFIPLTGSSGDPLLLGTYQGDGYRYGEPYEEVIKKIDEQYPHITIYEKQQMEKEIAIERIKRWYKANPKQFIESYTIKKAKIQWETPFYPVEILDVKKPFIISLHQWIVPLAFASVALTLLLLKRNQKELWFLTFIIAYFTVLNNVFFAYSRYNLPLMPLLFLYIGLLVSAVWHVLFRKKAASS; this is encoded by the coding sequence GTGGTTCTGCCAGATAAAAAAAGGAAAATCATCGTTGCCATCATGCTATTAACAGCGCTTGCTTTCCGGCTTTTTGTTTTATGGAAATACGGATTATCCCTTACTTTGCACAGCGATGACACAGCATACATAAGAAGCGGCAAAATTTTAGCAGAAAAAGGAATGATCGTTTACCATTACAATCACATAAACGAACCTACCGTCCATATCATGCCCGGGCTGCCGATGTTGCTGGCTGCCATTTTCTTTATTTTTGGCACCGGCGACATGGGATTGTATGCCGCAAAAGCCGTAATGATTTTATTCGGTGTCGCCAGCGTCTTCCTTATTTATGCCATTGGCAAAGATATTAACCACGAGTGGGCCGGCATCATCGCTGGATTTTCTACGGCGCTATTTGTTCCGCTCATAGAAATAGATAATTTAATTTTAACCGAACCGCCTTTTTTATTTGGACTTCTTCTTTTCATCCGTTTTGCGGTCCAGCTTGGGCGAAATCACAGCATGTCCGCTTTTTATGGGCTGATGTTTGCCTACTTGTTCTGCCTGTTGTTTCGCGCTACCGTCGCTCTCATTCCATTCGCGCTTCTTGGTTACTTTTTGCTCATTAAATATCCGCTTCGGCTCGCATGGAAGCAACTAGGGATAGCCGTCCTGCTGGTGATCATCGTACTTGGGCCATGGTGGGTGCGCAACTATATTCACTATAAAGAATTTATTCCATTAACTGGAAGTTCGGGAGACCCCCTTCTGCTAGGCACATATCAAGGAGATGGATACCGGTATGGAGAGCCTTATGAAGAAGTGATCAAAAAAATCGATGAACAATACCCGCATATCACTATTTATGAAAAACAGCAGATGGAAAAAGAAATTGCTATCGAACGGATCAAAAGATGGTACAAGGCGAATCCGAAACAATTTATCGAAAGCTACACCATAAAAAAAGCAAAAATACAATGGGAAACGCCTTTTTACCCGGTTGAAATATTGGATGTAAAGAAGCCGTTCATCATTTCCTTGCACCAATGGATCGTACCGCTGGCATTTGCATCAGTGGCGCTCACCTTGCTTTTGCTCAAGCGCAACCAGAAAGAACTGTGGTTTTTGACGTTCATCATCGCGTATTTCACCGTTTTAAACAACGTGTTTTTTGCCTACTCAAGATATAACCTTCCGCTTATGCCGCTTTTATTCTTATATATCGGCCTGCTTGTTTCCGCCGTTTGGCACGTGCTTTTCCGCAAAAAAGCAGCCTCCTCTTGA
- a CDS encoding transposase family protein, with product MINLSWSPLDSTIELLDVSDVDDGLRLTVKSIRESSPCPACHHASSRPHSRYTRVIQDLPIVDRPVRLLLISRKWFCDDSSCSVKVFTERYDWLAPHGRRTLRAEHTLRQIAFSTSCLAAEKIAQAIHLPISHDSLLTMIHKTPIPVEVSPFPRSR from the coding sequence ATGATTAACCTTTCTTGGTCTCCTCTTGATTCAACTATCGAGTTACTAGATGTGTCTGATGTCGATGATGGTTTGCGTTTAACGGTAAAAAGCATCCGTGAGTCTTCTCCCTGTCCTGCCTGTCATCATGCTTCCTCTCGCCCGCATAGTCGGTATACACGTGTGATTCAAGATCTTCCTATCGTTGATCGGCCTGTTCGACTCCTGCTTATTTCTCGAAAATGGTTTTGTGATGATTCTTCCTGTTCCGTTAAAGTGTTTACTGAGCGTTATGACTGGCTGGCGCCGCATGGCCGACGTACCCTTCGGGCAGAACACACTTTGCGTCAAATTGCCTTTTCCACGAGTTGTTTAGCTGCAGAAAAGATTGCACAGGCGATTCATCTGCCCATTAGCCATGATTCATTGTTAACGATGATTCATAAAACTCCTATTCCTGTAGAGGTGTCTCCCTTTCCTCGGAGTCGATGA
- a CDS encoding DUF2304 domain-containing protein, whose amino-acid sequence MGKVQIITIAFASLFLIQVVYYSSRNKLRDKQAFLWFLMAFIGIFIAVCLDWLNKIAALLGVAYMPALIFTIAFLVVLNILIYQSVTLSDHQEKIKTLVQEIAYLKHELEEYQRKGEKDESH is encoded by the coding sequence ATGGGAAAAGTACAGATAATTACGATCGCATTCGCGTCTCTTTTCCTCATTCAAGTCGTTTATTATTCCAGCCGCAATAAATTGAGGGACAAGCAAGCATTTCTTTGGTTTTTAATGGCTTTTATCGGCATATTCATTGCGGTCTGCCTCGATTGGCTCAATAAAATCGCCGCACTTCTTGGCGTAGCCTACATGCCTGCCCTCATCTTTACAATTGCTTTTTTGGTCGTCCTGAATATTCTTATTTACCAGTCAGTCACATTATCCGATCATCAAGAAAAAATAAAAACGCTCGTGCAAGAAATCGCTTATCTGAAACATGAATTGGAAGAATATCAGCGTAAGGGAGAGAAAGATGAATCTCATTAA
- the istA gene encoding IS21 family transposase, with translation MLAVAEIDYIRYEANQKGRSYSDIAKRTNHDPRTIKKYAEMEDFSPTKRKQIRKARVMDPVKPILDKWIQEDLTKKKKFRRTAKRMYEMLKEQFDFKGSDRSVRLYVAKRKKELQEQSESAALPLEAKPATAQVDFGEAPFVYKGERVILPFLALSFPYSNGFYFQVMPSQNRECFLEGLKRMFHYMGRVPKVIRFDNLSPAVKKILPNGERELTEEFQRFVLHYGFECEFCNPASGNEKGRVEAKVKYIRNNFLLPELTIYDLESFNDSLWEKCERDWQRPHYQKGKTIAELFEEEKECFLQLPAKEYECVRYEQVRADKYGYIRVENKLDSTSPRFAKQMVLAKISYQEIEILTEDYELIVKHERLYGTPQKSMKWQPYLILMAKRPNALKYTDFYEKMPSEWQDYFSHCTIQEKQKTIQLLAVLLKEHDFEISTQALRLASQYGHPSVDSIKQVFYQLINGRGIREPIQPKISVPTMPEASRGLSHYDRFFESTGGER, from the coding sequence ATGTTAGCAGTGGCTGAAATAGATTATATCAGATATGAGGCGAATCAAAAAGGGCGTTCATACTCAGATATTGCCAAAAGAACGAATCATGATCCTAGAACGATTAAGAAGTATGCAGAGATGGAGGACTTTAGTCCAACGAAAAGAAAACAAATCCGGAAAGCTAGAGTAATGGATCCAGTGAAACCTATCTTAGATAAGTGGATTCAAGAGGACTTAACGAAAAAGAAAAAGTTTAGAAGAACTGCAAAAAGAATGTATGAAATGTTAAAAGAACAATTTGATTTCAAAGGGTCAGATCGTTCCGTTCGACTTTATGTAGCTAAACGGAAAAAAGAGTTACAAGAACAGAGTGAATCAGCGGCTCTTCCTTTAGAAGCCAAGCCGGCGACAGCACAAGTAGATTTTGGAGAAGCCCCTTTCGTCTACAAAGGGGAACGTGTCATTCTTCCTTTTTTAGCTCTTTCGTTTCCGTACAGCAATGGCTTTTATTTTCAAGTCATGCCTTCTCAAAACAGAGAATGCTTTTTGGAAGGATTAAAACGAATGTTTCATTACATGGGCAGAGTACCGAAGGTGATCCGTTTCGACAATTTATCACCTGCGGTGAAAAAGATCCTGCCTAATGGAGAAAGAGAACTGACAGAGGAATTTCAACGGTTTGTTTTACATTACGGGTTTGAATGTGAATTTTGTAATCCAGCAAGTGGAAATGAAAAAGGGCGCGTGGAAGCAAAAGTGAAGTACATTCGGAATAACTTTCTTCTTCCAGAATTAACGATATATGATTTGGAGTCCTTTAATGACTCCTTATGGGAAAAGTGTGAAAGAGACTGGCAGAGGCCCCATTATCAAAAAGGAAAAACGATTGCCGAATTGTTTGAGGAAGAGAAGGAATGCTTTCTACAGTTGCCGGCAAAAGAATACGAATGTGTTCGGTATGAACAAGTTAGGGCGGATAAATATGGCTACATCCGGGTAGAGAATAAACTTGATTCCACTTCTCCCCGTTTTGCCAAACAAATGGTTTTGGCAAAAATCTCATATCAAGAGATTGAGATTTTGACAGAGGACTATGAACTCATAGTGAAACATGAGCGTTTGTATGGAACGCCACAAAAATCGATGAAATGGCAACCTTACCTTATCCTGATGGCTAAAAGGCCAAATGCATTAAAGTATACGGATTTTTACGAGAAAATGCCTTCAGAATGGCAAGATTATTTTTCACATTGTACCATTCAGGAAAAACAAAAAACGATACAATTACTGGCCGTTTTACTAAAAGAGCACGATTTTGAAATTTCAACGCAAGCTTTACGGCTCGCTTCGCAATATGGGCATCCGAGTGTAGATTCCATTAAGCAAGTATTCTATCAGTTAATCAATGGAAGAGGGATAAGGGAACCCATCCAGCCAAAAATAAGCGTTCCCACTATGCCTGAAGCCTCTAGAGGACTTAGTCATTATGATCGATTTTTCGAGTCCACCGGAGGTGAAAGATAA
- a CDS encoding glycosyltransferase family 2 protein, giving the protein MDILVIIPAYNEEAVIKNTVTNLMKTCPYDYIVINDGSTDRTLDILKENQFHYLDLPVNLGIGGAMQTGYRYALQKGYQYAIQLDADGQHNPKDLENLVSEIKNSGCDMVIGSRFVQKTDYKGSLFRRMGILYFYYLLYMIAGIKITDPTSGYRIVNRKVMREFANYYPVDYPEVEVLAKLAKKGYKIKEIKVDMNTRQGGKSSITPLKSLYYMTKVTFISVIRSIF; this is encoded by the coding sequence GTGGATATTCTTGTCATTATCCCCGCTTATAATGAAGAAGCGGTTATAAAAAATACAGTGACGAATTTAATGAAAACATGTCCATATGACTACATCGTGATTAATGATGGCTCTACCGACCGGACATTAGATATTTTAAAAGAAAATCAATTCCATTATTTAGATTTGCCAGTTAATTTAGGAATTGGCGGCGCGATGCAGACAGGGTATCGTTACGCCCTCCAAAAAGGATACCAATACGCGATCCAATTAGATGCGGATGGACAGCATAACCCAAAAGATCTTGAAAATCTTGTTTCCGAAATTAAAAATTCCGGTTGCGATATGGTGATCGGTTCCCGCTTTGTGCAAAAAACGGATTATAAAGGAAGCCTTTTCCGGAGAATGGGGATTCTTTATTTTTACTACCTGCTATATATGATAGCCGGAATCAAAATCACCGATCCAACCTCGGGATATCGAATCGTCAACCGCAAAGTGATGAGGGAATTCGCTAACTATTATCCTGTCGATTATCCTGAAGTGGAAGTGCTGGCGAAACTGGCAAAGAAAGGATACAAAATTAAAGAGATCAAAGTAGACATGAATACGAGACAAGGCGGAAAATCGTCAATCACTCCTTTAAAATCATTATATTATATGACAAAAGTAACTTTTATTTCTGTGATCCGTTCTATTTTTTAG
- a CDS encoding polysaccharide deacetylase family protein, which yields MEKGDILKVYKDQGKNWWQIKFGNSYAYVYKGNVESFKAKAIRGENTSLKNSNHTILLMKNQRIYDNSTGKLIPFVTIKGNMRYPIIRKLKDWYQIDVGGRIGYIHHSKASWDHGVPVLMYHHILKQSENKNYRNVSTTISDSQFYEQMDWLKENGYETITLQRLEQYVRGKANIPAKAVVITFDDGLKTSFIYAYPKLKKLGFKAVNFVITGRIPKAPQKFNPDGLQFLSQSEMAAMSDVFTFESHTHQLHHLNGKKSYVVIKPYNVVKADIKRSKDILGARYFAYPFGQYNSSIIRMLNELDFKLAVTTKEGKVHIGDPLLEIKRLGVYPEYTLKDFSKMVQN from the coding sequence ATGGAAAAAGGAGATATTTTAAAAGTTTATAAAGATCAAGGAAAAAACTGGTGGCAAATTAAATTCGGCAATAGTTATGCCTATGTGTACAAAGGCAATGTCGAATCGTTTAAGGCGAAAGCGATAAGGGGAGAGAATACAAGTTTAAAGAATTCAAACCATACGATTTTATTAATGAAGAATCAACGAATCTATGACAATAGTACGGGAAAGTTAATTCCGTTTGTCACGATTAAAGGGAATATGCGCTATCCCATCATCCGCAAACTTAAAGATTGGTATCAAATTGATGTTGGCGGCCGGATAGGATACATCCATCATTCCAAAGCCAGCTGGGATCATGGAGTTCCTGTATTAATGTACCATCATATTTTAAAACAATCCGAAAACAAAAACTATCGCAATGTGTCAACGACAATTTCAGATAGCCAATTTTATGAGCAAATGGACTGGTTAAAAGAAAACGGATATGAAACGATCACGCTGCAGCGTTTAGAACAGTATGTGCGGGGAAAGGCAAATATTCCTGCCAAAGCGGTCGTCATTACCTTTGATGATGGATTGAAAACAAGCTTTATATATGCTTATCCAAAGTTAAAAAAGCTTGGCTTCAAAGCAGTCAATTTTGTCATCACGGGCAGAATACCGAAAGCACCGCAAAAGTTCAATCCGGATGGCTTGCAATTTTTAAGCCAATCGGAAATGGCCGCCATGAGCGATGTTTTTACTTTTGAATCCCATACGCATCAGTTGCATCATTTAAATGGAAAGAAGAGCTATGTTGTCATAAAGCCTTACAATGTGGTAAAAGCAGACATTAAACGGAGCAAAGACATATTAGGCGCCCGCTATTTTGCCTATCCATTCGGTCAATATAACTCAAGTATTATTCGGATGTTAAATGAACTGGATTTTAAACTGGCGGTGACGACAAAAGAGGGGAAAGTGCACATAGGAGATCCTTTACTAGAGATAAAACGGTTAGGTGTATACCCGGAATATACGCTAAAGGACTTTTCTAAAATGGTGCAAAACTAA
- a CDS encoding AbrB/MazE/SpoVT family DNA-binding domain-containing protein translates to MYSKEHLENKINQSKGVGYMSTVIVQKWGNSLGIRIPKDAADKIGIKQGSEIELNVIGNEGIITLKPKRTRKKYTLEELISQITPENRHEEIDFGIEGRELI, encoded by the coding sequence ATGTATTCAAAAGAACATTTAGAAAACAAGATAAACCAGAGTAAAGGGGTTGGCTACATGTCTACAGTTATTGTTCAAAAATGGGGAAACAGTTTGGGCATTCGTATCCCAAAAGATGCTGCTGATAAAATAGGGATTAAACAAGGTTCCGAAATAGAATTAAATGTGATTGGAAATGAAGGTATCATCACATTAAAGCCAAAAAGAACACGGAAGAAATACACACTGGAAGAACTAATATCACAGATTACACCTGAAAATCGACACGAGGAAATTGATTTCGGGATAGAAGGGCGTGAATTGATTTAA
- a CDS encoding EamA family transporter gives MNLINFLLILSNTCILVIGQFLWKYGMMKTSFSLDSFSIIKLLFSPFIFSGLVMYGAATILWLFILSRVPLSVAYPVQSIAYVLAVFGAYFVFHEPLSPAKIIGVILIILGVSLIGISPNTQ, from the coding sequence ATGAATCTCATTAATTTTTTATTGATTTTATCCAATACATGTATTCTCGTTATAGGCCAGTTTTTATGGAAATACGGCATGATGAAAACATCGTTTTCATTAGATTCCTTTTCCATCATCAAATTATTGTTTTCTCCGTTTATTTTTTCCGGTCTCGTGATGTACGGCGCAGCCACCATTTTATGGCTTTTTATTTTATCCCGCGTCCCATTAAGCGTTGCCTATCCGGTGCAAAGCATCGCGTATGTGCTCGCTGTATTTGGCGCCTATTTTGTTTTTCATGAGCCGCTTTCGCCGGCCAAAATCATCGGGGTCATTCTCATTATATTGGGGGTCTCTCTCATCGGAATATCGCCTAATACTCAATAA